The DNA sequence TTTGGCGGACGGCTCCGACATCGACATTGCCGCCGGGGGAACGCTTGACATTGATGGCTCTGAAAACCTTGGTGCCACCTCGACGCTGGACCTCAATGGCGCCGGTGCTCTGGTTGACATTGCGGCGGGCCAGACCCTTTCCGTCGGCACAATCACGACGGCAGACGGCTCGACTGTCACGATCAACGCCGGCGCCACGCTGGCGGGGCTTGGCAACACCATCAACAATGGCGGCGTCATGAATGTCGCCGACACCGGATCGGTCACCGATGCCGGTGCCATCAACAACCTGGTCACGGGCGTTTACAACTTCGCCGGTGCGGCGACCTTTGATTCAGATTCGGACAATGCCGGTGCAGAGCAGATCACCAATGACGGTCAGATCAATCTGAATGGCAACAACACCCAGATCGTCAATATCGGCCCGAACGGCAACAATGATCTGCTCAACCAGAACGCTGGTCAGGTCGAGTTATTGTCAAATCTGGTGTTTGAGGCTTGTCGGTCATGCGGCGATCTGGTGGGGGTTTGTAGCTTCAATTCCGTCTTTGAACGTGACGCCTGTGATGACTTTGGCCAGGTAATCAAAGCCGCGTAGTTTTCGCCAGTTTTGCTCGGCGCATTGCCCCAGCTTGAACATCATGTGCAGCATGCCTTCGCGGGTCAGGCAGCCCTTTGAA is a window from the Hoeflea sp. IMCC20628 genome containing:
- a CDS encoding autotransporter-associated beta strand repeat-containing protein; translated protein: MIAFINPSATSGGHGRHSSVISGAGVGIGIDKVGTGTVTLTGVNTYTGTTTVSAGTFALTGVGALASTDIDISNGGTLQTDGSALADGSDIDIAAGGTLDIDGSENLGATSTLDLNGAGALVDIAAGQTLSVGTITTADGSTVTINAGATLAGLGNTINNGGVMNVADTGSVTDAGAINNLVTGVYNFAGAATFDSDSDNAGAEQITNDGQINLNGNNTQIVNIGPNGNNDLLNQNAGQVELLSNLVFEACRSCGDLVGVCSFNSVFERDACDDFGQVIKAA